Proteins encoded together in one uncultured Desulfosarcina sp. window:
- a CDS encoding PilZ domain-containing protein yields the protein MKSTLITMLVSTAVFLATLWARLYWPATLSAYGRYYVSSILTISAIIGLIAAVRLVRGTRQGRIASKKTDHDQSSQRRQFYRLQYDDSPRPRFIQKSSDLPDVAAFTCPVRDVSETGLGLVCTGVYTEGQTVLGEIQFSSGRTAPINGVVLRDDGQHTSLQLHCGIEPALLMEEQRENIVREKAQGPRPVVSEALLDTKPRSLPSQKTRGLCRLKDIK from the coding sequence ATGAAAAGCACCCTTATCACGATGCTGGTCAGCACAGCCGTTTTTCTGGCAACGCTTTGGGCCCGCCTGTACTGGCCGGCAACCCTTTCCGCCTATGGGCGCTATTACGTGTCGTCAATTCTGACCATCAGCGCCATAATCGGTTTGATCGCCGCCGTACGCCTGGTCCGGGGAACGAGGCAGGGGCGGATTGCCTCGAAAAAAACGGATCACGATCAATCGTCCCAGCGCCGGCAGTTTTATCGGCTTCAGTACGACGATTCTCCCCGCCCCCGATTTATTCAGAAATCTTCCGATCTCCCGGACGTCGCAGCCTTCACCTGCCCGGTCCGGGATGTCTCCGAAACCGGCCTGGGTCTTGTCTGTACGGGCGTGTATACCGAAGGACAGACGGTTCTCGGTGAAATCCAGTTCTCCAGCGGACGCACCGCCCCCATCAACGGCGTTGTGTTGAGGGACGACGGCCAGCATACCAGCCTGCAGTTGCACTGCGGCATCGAGCCCGCCTTGCTCATGGAGGAGCAGCGGGAAAATATCGTCCGGGAAAAAGCACAGGGCCCTCGACCGGTCGTAAGCGAAGCCCTGTTGGACACAAAACCCCGATCCCTTCCCAGCCAAAAAACCAGGGGGCTCTGTCGCCTGAAGGATATCAAATAA
- a CDS encoding 3-hydroxyacyl-CoA dehydrogenase family protein, giving the protein MKIETVGIVGFGVMGAAIGLNAAASGYRVIYKELNDELVAAMYDRWVKGSLEKRVAKGKMTQQEMDQITGKISGTASYADLAPCDLVIEAAVEKMDLKIQIFKDLDAVCRPDAILVSNTSTFLIERLMASVSNPSRTAGLHYFFPANINRLVEVIRQKETGEATFTALMGFAEKNRKVPIAVKDFPGFAINPVFISSYMILDSFYGEQTNVATLEHISQQALKVRFGIMWVQNGSGLGTCYHAAVSMNDYLADTDVGYPAVPEQLKAQFESGAPWNLEDGPVADDPKFADTVRDRLLGNIFTISTHLIEKQVVSIQDLERGICTALAWPKGPFSMMNALGMDEAARLVALTVESGEYKMPKTFAGGVPAPWQL; this is encoded by the coding sequence ATGAAAATCGAAACTGTTGGAATCGTAGGATTTGGTGTGATGGGCGCGGCCATCGGGCTCAACGCGGCAGCATCCGGCTATCGTGTCATCTACAAGGAGTTGAACGACGAACTGGTCGCTGCCATGTACGACCGTTGGGTCAAAGGCAGTCTGGAAAAGCGGGTGGCCAAGGGCAAGATGACCCAACAGGAAATGGACCAGATAACCGGCAAGATCTCTGGAACCGCAAGCTATGCGGACCTGGCGCCGTGCGACCTGGTCATCGAGGCGGCCGTGGAAAAAATGGACCTGAAAATTCAGATTTTCAAGGACCTGGATGCCGTTTGCCGGCCTGATGCCATCTTGGTCAGCAACACGTCCACTTTCCTGATCGAACGGCTGATGGCGTCGGTATCCAACCCCTCCCGCACAGCGGGCCTGCACTACTTTTTCCCTGCCAACATCAATCGGCTGGTGGAGGTGATCCGCCAGAAAGAGACCGGTGAAGCGACTTTTACGGCCCTGATGGGCTTTGCCGAAAAGAATCGCAAGGTTCCCATTGCGGTAAAAGATTTTCCGGGGTTTGCGATCAATCCGGTGTTCATCTCCAGCTATATGATCCTGGATTCTTTCTACGGTGAACAAACCAACGTGGCCACCCTGGAACACATTTCGCAGCAGGCCTTGAAGGTGCGCTTTGGCATCATGTGGGTCCAGAACGGTTCCGGGTTGGGCACCTGCTACCATGCCGCCGTGTCCATGAACGATTATCTGGCCGATACCGATGTGGGCTACCCGGCGGTGCCCGAACAATTGAAAGCGCAGTTCGAAAGCGGGGCTCCCTGGAATCTCGAAGACGGACCGGTGGCCGATGATCCGAAGTTCGCCGATACCGTCAGGGACCGGCTGCTGGGAAACATCTTTACCATCTCGACCCATCTCATCGAAAAACAGGTCGTTTCCATCCAGGACCTGGAACGCGGAATCTGCACGGCCCTGGCCTGGCCCAAGGGACCTTTTTCCATGATGAATGCGCTGGGGATGGATGAAGCGGCCAGACTGGTGGCGCTGACCGTGGAAAGCGGCGAGTACAAGATGCCCAAGACCTTTGCGGGCGGGGTCCCGGCACCCTGGCAGCTGTAA
- a CDS encoding helix-turn-helix domain-containing protein: MPDNEKTLTTAEYAKKAGLATSTVARMLRDGKLRGEKRGGKWVIYADAPESGSSEKKQPAAKTPSGPAPISNNPPSSTTSYDIEAFSRLTFLTENGVRQWLKDGRLSGGTDSSGNLKVDASNLERAEFKHLVR, from the coding sequence ATGCCTGATAATGAAAAAACCCTGACCACAGCCGAATATGCAAAAAAAGCAGGCCTCGCCACATCCACCGTTGCCCGGATGCTGCGCGATGGCAAACTCCGCGGCGAAAAACGCGGCGGCAAATGGGTCATTTATGCCGACGCGCCGGAAAGCGGCAGTTCGGAAAAAAAGCAACCGGCCGCAAAGACGCCTTCAGGCCCGGCCCCCATCTCCAACAACCCGCCTTCATCCACAACGTCCTACGACATCGAGGCGTTTTCCCGATTGACTTTCCTGACGGAAAACGGCGTCCGCCAATGGCTCAAGGACGGACGCCTTTCCGGCGGAACGGATTCCAGCGGCAACCTGAAAGTGGACGCATCCAACCTTGAGCGGGCCGAATTCAAGCATCTGGTTAGATAG
- the raiA gene encoding ribosome-associated translation inhibitor RaiA, with translation MQILVTFKNVDSSDFLKSYLEEKLERLEKIMPHPGTADVVFQEEKLRKIVDISLTGKGFDVHAKEESGAWNEAIDLVVDKAKKQLVKNKEKLQAHRAEA, from the coding sequence ATGCAGATATTGGTGACTTTTAAGAACGTAGACTCCTCAGATTTTCTGAAATCCTACCTTGAAGAAAAACTTGAACGCCTTGAAAAAATCATGCCCCACCCCGGAACCGCCGATGTGGTTTTCCAGGAAGAAAAGCTCCGCAAAATCGTGGATATCAGCCTGACCGGCAAAGGCTTCGACGTCCATGCCAAAGAAGAGAGCGGTGCCTGGAACGAAGCCATCGACCTGGTCGTCGACAAAGCCAAAAAACAATTGGTTAAAAACAAGGAAAAGTTACAGGCCCACCGCGCGGAAGCGTAA
- a CDS encoding NAD(P)-dependent oxidoreductase: protein MQTQNIGWIGTGVMGLSMCGHLIDAGHRLTVFNRTREKAAPLLDKGAAWAETPEEVARSSDIVFTMVGFPEDVHAVILGKDGVLAGAKPGDTVVDMTTSSPDLAQTIHRQCQEKGVLALDAPVSGGDVGARQATLAIMVGGDQPVFDAVRPLLEIMGETICLMGAAGAGQHTKMTNQILIAGTMIGVVESLLYACRAGMDAHGVIDVIGKGAASSWSINTLGRRIADGDFDPGFYIKHFVKDMGIALEESRRMRLSLPGLALVHQFYVAAMAMGWENLGTQGLYKVLETMSRQPSFV from the coding sequence ATGCAAACCCAGAACATCGGCTGGATCGGCACCGGGGTCATGGGCCTGTCCATGTGCGGGCACCTGATCGATGCCGGACACCGGCTGACCGTATTCAACCGCACCCGCGAAAAAGCCGCTCCCCTGCTGGATAAAGGTGCGGCCTGGGCCGAAACGCCCGAGGAAGTGGCCCGCAGCAGCGACATCGTTTTCACCATGGTGGGATTTCCGGAAGACGTACACGCGGTGATCCTGGGCAAAGACGGCGTTCTGGCCGGCGCCAAGCCCGGCGACACCGTGGTGGACATGACCACCTCCAGCCCGGACCTGGCCCAGACCATTCACCGTCAGTGCCAGGAAAAAGGCGTTCTGGCCCTGGATGCCCCGGTTTCCGGCGGCGACGTGGGCGCCCGGCAGGCCACGCTGGCCATCATGGTGGGCGGCGATCAACCGGTGTTCGACGCGGTGCGGCCCCTGCTTGAAATCATGGGCGAGACCATCTGTCTGATGGGCGCCGCCGGAGCCGGCCAGCACACCAAGATGACCAATCAGATCCTGATTGCCGGCACCATGATCGGCGTGGTGGAATCGCTGCTCTACGCTTGTCGGGCGGGAATGGACGCCCATGGGGTAATCGATGTCATCGGCAAGGGGGCGGCCAGTTCCTGGTCCATCAACACCTTAGGGCGGCGCATTGCCGACGGCGACTTCGACCCCGGATTTTACATCAAACATTTTGTCAAGGATATGGGCATTGCCCTGGAAGAGTCGCGGCGCATGCGCCTGTCCCTTCCCGGCCTGGCGCTGGTTCACCAGTTCTATGTGGCCGCCATGGCCATGGGGTGGGAAAACCTGGGCACCCAGGGACTGTACAAGGTGCTGGAAACGATGAGCAGGCAGCCATCCTTCGTTTAG
- a CDS encoding adenylosuccinate synthase produces the protein MANIAIVGTQWGDEGKGKIVDLLAAEADVVVRFQGGNNAGHTMVVNGEQFISHLIPSGILQKKVCVIGNGVVVDPEVLIGEIDYLESKGIAVGPDMLMISDRAHVIMPYHKLVDHGREKMKGDKKIGTTGRGIGPSYEDKATRRGVRFVDLIDPQSFRERLESIVPDKNFYLEKFLSTETVDLEAIEAQYTRFAERLHPYVCNVSIALQKAMQSGRQILFEGAQGTHLDIDHGTYPFVTSSNTVSGNACAGSGVGPKDISGVVGIVKAYTTRVGAGPFPSELFDEIGDRIQKTGAEFGATTGRRRRCGWLDTVILNNAVRLNGLTGLAITKLDVLGELDELKICTAYELNGQQIEEVPANLNQLAECKPIYETLPGWKQDIRGIRNYNDLPEVARSYLARIEELTNVPIQIVSVGPGREETIVLNSPFAG, from the coding sequence ACAACGCCGGACACACCATGGTGGTCAACGGCGAGCAGTTCATCAGCCACCTGATTCCATCGGGAATTCTGCAAAAAAAAGTTTGCGTGATCGGCAACGGGGTCGTCGTGGACCCGGAAGTTCTGATCGGTGAGATCGACTATCTGGAATCCAAAGGCATCGCCGTCGGACCCGACATGCTGATGATCAGCGATCGGGCCCATGTGATCATGCCCTACCATAAACTGGTCGATCACGGCCGGGAAAAAATGAAGGGCGACAAGAAGATCGGCACCACCGGACGGGGAATCGGCCCGTCCTATGAAGACAAGGCCACCCGCCGCGGCGTTCGCTTCGTGGACCTTATCGACCCGCAATCCTTCAGGGAAAGGCTCGAATCCATCGTTCCGGATAAAAACTTTTACCTGGAAAAATTTCTGAGCACCGAAACGGTCGACCTGGAAGCGATTGAAGCGCAGTACACCCGATTCGCCGAAAGGCTGCACCCCTACGTTTGCAACGTCTCCATCGCCCTGCAGAAAGCGATGCAATCCGGCCGGCAGATCCTGTTCGAAGGCGCCCAGGGCACCCACCTGGACATCGATCACGGCACCTACCCTTTCGTTACCTCTTCCAACACCGTTTCGGGCAACGCCTGCGCCGGCAGCGGTGTGGGACCCAAAGACATCAGCGGCGTGGTCGGCATCGTCAAGGCCTATACCACCCGCGTGGGCGCCGGTCCTTTTCCGTCGGAACTGTTCGACGAAATCGGAGACCGGATTCAAAAAACCGGTGCGGAGTTCGGCGCCACCACCGGCCGCCGCCGGCGCTGCGGCTGGCTGGACACGGTCATCCTCAACAACGCGGTGCGGCTCAACGGGCTTACCGGCCTGGCCATCACCAAACTGGACGTTCTCGGTGAACTGGACGAACTGAAGATCTGTACCGCCTATGAACTGAACGGGCAGCAGATCGAAGAGGTTCCGGCCAACCTCAACCAACTGGCCGAATGCAAACCGATCTACGAAACCCTGCCGGGATGGAAGCAGGATATCCGCGGCATCCGCAACTACAACGATCTGCCCGAGGTGGCCCGCAGCTACCTGGCCCGTATCGAAGAATTGACGAACGTGCCGATCCAGATCGTCTCCGTGGGTCCCGGAAGAGAGGAAACCATTGTTCTGAACAGTCCTTTTGCCGGATAA
- a CDS encoding PAS domain S-box protein: MNSAADTMTANEQRNYRDLVENLNDVVYTTDRNAVVTYVSPNIVRLSGFKPDEVVGKNFVEFVHPDDLSDRMDQFVKILDGYEQATEYRFLIKTGEIKWVRTSTRPIIKDGQVTGVQGILVDITDRKEIEEALRRSEEKYRIVVQHANDAIFVLQDQRIKFMNPSACEILGDACSNISERSFLEFVHPDDRPMIQDRYKRRMRGEKLSNRIYFKMKNINGDFRDIELNALLIVWEDQPAILCFGKDTTVQKMTEAQLRNSQRMEALGTLAGGIAHNFNNLLMGIHGNASLCRIKLDDPSPVDKYLDKINILVESGAKLTKQLLHYARGGDFQVGRVNLNTLVKEVSETVTATKKRIRIQLTLSETIPDVKADKGQIEQVLINLVLNAADAMPEGGDVSIETTSVEGREINKIASLSDEQTYVRLTVSDSGHGIPVEIQDRIFEPFFTTKGLERGTGLGLSTAYGIVRNHNGEITVESEIDKGAVFSVYLPAVAENAAQR, from the coding sequence ATGAACAGCGCCGCGGATACCATGACCGCAAATGAGCAAAGAAACTATCGCGACCTGGTGGAAAACCTGAACGATGTTGTTTACACCACCGATCGAAATGCGGTGGTGACCTATGTCAGCCCCAACATTGTCCGGTTATCCGGTTTCAAACCCGATGAGGTCGTCGGAAAAAATTTTGTCGAATTCGTCCATCCCGATGATCTGTCGGACAGAATGGATCAATTTGTGAAGATTCTCGATGGCTATGAACAAGCCACGGAATACCGCTTTCTTATCAAAACGGGAGAGATTAAATGGGTACGGACAAGCACCCGCCCAATTATTAAAGACGGCCAGGTTACCGGCGTGCAGGGCATCCTGGTCGACATCACCGACCGCAAGGAAATCGAAGAAGCCCTCAGGCGCTCGGAGGAAAAATACCGGATTGTCGTCCAGCACGCCAACGACGCCATATTTGTGCTCCAAGACCAGCGGATCAAGTTTATGAATCCCAGCGCATGCGAAATCCTGGGAGACGCCTGCAGCAACATTTCCGAGCGGTCATTTCTCGAATTCGTTCATCCCGACGACCGTCCCATGATCCAGGACCGCTACAAACGGCGCATGCGCGGGGAGAAGCTGTCCAATCGCATCTACTTCAAGATGAAGAATATAAACGGAGATTTTCGCGACATCGAACTCAATGCCCTGTTGATCGTATGGGAAGATCAACCCGCGATCCTGTGCTTCGGAAAGGACACCACCGTTCAAAAAATGACCGAGGCCCAACTGAGAAACTCCCAACGCATGGAGGCCCTGGGAACGCTGGCAGGAGGCATCGCACACAATTTCAACAACCTGCTGATGGGCATCCATGGCAATGCATCGCTCTGCCGGATTAAACTGGACGACCCTTCTCCCGTGGACAAATACCTGGATAAAATCAACATACTGGTGGAAAGCGGAGCGAAACTGACCAAGCAGTTATTGCACTATGCCCGCGGCGGAGACTTTCAAGTCGGCAGGGTGAACCTGAATACGCTGGTCAAAGAGGTATCGGAAACGGTAACGGCAACGAAAAAGCGGATTCGCATCCAACTCACTTTATCCGAGACGATTCCGGATGTTAAAGCCGATAAAGGTCAGATCGAACAGGTTCTGATCAACCTGGTGCTCAATGCCGCCGATGCCATGCCGGAAGGCGGAGATGTCTCTATCGAAACCACCAGCGTCGAAGGCCGCGAAATCAACAAAATCGCCTCATTGTCCGATGAGCAAACCTATGTCCGGCTGACCGTGTCCGACAGCGGGCACGGAATACCCGTGGAGATTCAGGACCGCATCTTTGAACCCTTTTTTACCACCAAGGGGTTGGAACGCGGAACCGGCCTGGGTTTGTCCACCGCCTATGGCATCGTGAGAAACCACAACGGAGAAATTACGGTTGAATCCGAAATCGACAAGGGGGCTGTATTTTCCGTGTATCTGCCGGCTGTCGCAGAAAACGCTGCCCAACGGTGA
- a CDS encoding DnaJ domain-containing protein — translation MAQEDYYEVLGVKRDADAKTIKEAFRQLAFKYHPDRSENGEQNADMMKRVNEAYAVLSHPEKRQAYDAMRTQYGDNAYGQFRNAYSQQDIFNGSDVYRVFEEMARSFGLRGVDDIFSDFYGPGYRKFEFKRHGLHGKGFIYRGGFGKRRGRAMAGEPPKSIGRFARYLLQKATGLTLPKDGEDIFDTIHLTPEFARNGGPYPYLHRQRDKKLVVNIPSGTRSGQQIRLAQMGSLGKNGGVAGDLYLKVKLKKPFLEKAKDFVVSTFSR, via the coding sequence ATGGCACAAGAGGATTATTACGAGGTGCTGGGGGTCAAGCGCGATGCGGATGCGAAAACCATCAAGGAGGCCTTTCGTCAGCTTGCATTCAAATATCATCCGGACCGCAGCGAAAACGGTGAGCAAAACGCCGACATGATGAAGCGGGTCAACGAGGCGTATGCCGTTTTGTCCCATCCGGAGAAACGGCAGGCTTACGATGCCATGCGCACGCAATATGGAGACAACGCCTACGGCCAGTTCCGCAATGCCTACAGCCAGCAGGACATTTTCAACGGATCGGATGTATACCGGGTTTTCGAAGAAATGGCCCGATCCTTCGGACTGCGCGGTGTGGACGACATTTTCAGCGATTTCTATGGGCCGGGGTATCGGAAATTCGAATTCAAGCGGCACGGTCTTCACGGGAAAGGCTTTATCTATCGCGGCGGCTTCGGCAAGCGGCGGGGACGGGCCATGGCCGGGGAGCCGCCCAAGAGTATCGGCCGGTTCGCACGCTATCTGCTGCAGAAAGCCACCGGGCTGACCCTTCCCAAGGACGGCGAGGATATTTTCGATACCATCCATCTGACCCCGGAATTCGCCAGAAACGGCGGCCCCTATCCCTATCTCCATCGCCAACGGGACAAGAAGCTGGTGGTCAATATCCCCTCCGGCACCCGAAGCGGGCAGCAGATCCGGTTGGCACAGATGGGCTCACTGGGCAAAAACGGCGGCGTTGCGGGAGATCTCTATTTGAAGGTGAAATTAAAAAAACCGTTTTTGGAAAAAGCGAAGGATTTTGTTGTCTCGACTTTCAGCCGATGA
- a CDS encoding HDOD domain-containing protein, which produces MKVECENCSKSFELPDDRLPAGKKISFPCPACKSKITLDLRVQSEPVQEQKPEEPTPVAAPPPADKGEKVVFTPIAEKDSGELDGADLKRKILNSVKDLPPMPKIILKAREIMANPKSGFKEIAEVIETDQAIAAKVLQVANSAYYGLSGMVSSIHQATVVLGHKTLEQLIAMVSATSLLGSHLKGYRMGSGDLWQHSLAVALCSRLIAKDRAPAMENDAFSVGLIHDAGKLALDKYLLERKDQVDQALKAGTTFLEVERQVLGFDHTELASDLCTKWKLPENHVSAMLYHHEPGESNRNQLAYIVHTANHVALQCDIGSNTDASLYELAPDALDFLALDEEDLAKYKEATIEAVGQITQSMA; this is translated from the coding sequence ATGAAAGTTGAATGCGAAAACTGCTCAAAATCCTTTGAACTTCCCGACGACCGCCTTCCGGCCGGAAAAAAAATATCCTTCCCCTGCCCCGCCTGTAAATCCAAGATTACGCTGGATCTTCGCGTCCAGTCGGAACCGGTGCAGGAACAGAAACCGGAAGAGCCGACACCCGTTGCCGCGCCCCCTCCCGCCGACAAAGGGGAAAAAGTGGTTTTCACCCCGATTGCCGAAAAAGATTCCGGCGAACTGGACGGAGCCGATCTGAAACGCAAGATCCTTAACAGCGTAAAAGATCTGCCGCCCATGCCGAAAATTATCCTCAAGGCCCGGGAGATCATGGCCAATCCCAAATCGGGTTTCAAGGAAATCGCCGAAGTCATCGAAACGGACCAGGCCATTGCCGCCAAGGTTCTTCAGGTGGCCAACTCCGCCTATTACGGGCTTTCGGGCATGGTTTCGTCCATCCACCAGGCCACCGTCGTATTGGGGCATAAAACCCTGGAGCAGCTCATCGCCATGGTATCGGCCACCAGTCTTCTGGGAAGCCACCTCAAAGGCTACCGCATGGGGTCCGGGGATCTCTGGCAGCATTCATTGGCCGTGGCCCTGTGTTCGCGCCTGATCGCCAAGGATCGCGCTCCGGCAATGGAAAACGACGCCTTTTCGGTCGGATTGATCCATGACGCCGGTAAACTGGCCCTGGACAAGTATTTGCTCGAACGTAAAGACCAGGTGGATCAGGCCCTGAAGGCCGGGACCACGTTCCTGGAGGTGGAGCGGCAGGTGCTCGGCTTCGACCATACCGAACTGGCCTCGGATCTTTGCACCAAATGGAAACTTCCCGAAAACCATGTCAGCGCCATGCTCTACCATCACGAACCCGGCGAATCCAACCGCAATCAACTGGCGTATATCGTCCATACCGCCAACCATGTCGCCCTTCAATGCGACATCGGCAGCAATACGGACGCATCCCTTTACGAACTGGCCCCGGATGCGCTGGATTTTCTCGCCCTGGACGAAGAGGACCTGGCCAAATACAAAGAGGCCACCATCGAAGCCGTCGGCCAGATCACCCAGAGCATGGCCTGA
- a CDS encoding J domain-containing protein, which yields MPGRRRRYCSTQCQQTLLDSLNRRTGLLQALSTRYATFHFTDFAVIMDLLLYGRGQIHSYMLPRSAGGKPVEDFCHLSNLLGNLWWDEKHRTHKRYLASRQVLQRARKSSEPLNSVLPSVFVVPSVKASSLVRLQLDSGDLTPANLESKIKSAYRRQAMKHHPDLGGSRETFLKIQDAYEKLTQWAKHPTFIHRKGFPDKWLYEGARNRWIKPIVPRKTKTGSF from the coding sequence TTGCCGGGCCGACGCCGTCGCTATTGCAGCACACAATGCCAGCAAACCCTGCTGGACTCCCTGAACCGGCGCACCGGTTTGCTCCAGGCCTTGAGCACCCGCTACGCCACCTTTCATTTTACGGATTTTGCCGTTATCATGGATCTTCTGTTATATGGCCGGGGGCAGATTCACAGCTATATGCTGCCTCGTTCTGCAGGCGGCAAGCCCGTGGAAGATTTCTGTCATCTGTCCAATCTGCTGGGCAATCTGTGGTGGGACGAAAAACATCGCACCCATAAACGCTATCTGGCCTCCAGGCAGGTATTGCAGCGGGCACGCAAGAGCAGCGAGCCCTTAAATTCCGTTTTGCCGTCTGTATTCGTCGTCCCTTCCGTCAAGGCCAGCAGCCTGGTTCGGTTGCAATTGGACTCGGGCGATCTCACTCCGGCCAATCTGGAATCGAAAATCAAAAGCGCTTACCGGCGCCAGGCCATGAAACACCATCCCGATCTGGGTGGCAGTCGGGAAACGTTTCTCAAGATCCAGGATGCCTATGAGAAACTGACGCAATGGGCCAAACACCCAACCTTTATCCATCGAAAAGGCTTTCCCGACAAGTGGCTTTATGAAGGCGCCAGAAACCGCTGGATCAAACCCATCGTTCCGCGTAAAACCAAGACCGGATCATTTTGA
- a CDS encoding dihydrofolate reductase family protein, producing MHVRLMVAITADGKIARNADHFPDWTGKADKKLYVEITKKAGVMIMGSKTFDSIGRVLPGRKTVVMTRNPERRSDREDLVFTRDPADKILADLTDQGYTEAVVVGGAQINRLFADKGLIDELILTISPYAFGTGISIFSDAVDLKLALKKFWQLDDNTLCVRYSVLHD from the coding sequence ATGCATGTACGTCTGATGGTTGCCATCACCGCCGACGGAAAGATCGCCAGAAACGCGGATCATTTCCCGGACTGGACCGGTAAGGCCGACAAGAAGCTCTACGTCGAAATTACCAAGAAGGCCGGGGTCATGATCATGGGGTCCAAAACCTTCGACAGCATCGGTCGGGTGCTGCCCGGAAGAAAAACCGTCGTCATGACGCGAAACCCCGAGCGCCGCTCGGACCGTGAAGATCTCGTCTTCACCCGTGATCCTGCTGACAAAATCCTGGCCGATCTGACGGACCAGGGCTATACCGAAGCCGTTGTCGTCGGTGGCGCCCAGATCAATCGGCTCTTTGCCGACAAAGGCCTGATCGACGAGCTGATCCTCACGATTTCACCCTATGCCTTCGGAACCGGAATTTCCATTTTTTCGGACGCGGTGGACCTCAAGCTCGCCTTGAAGAAATTCTGGCAGTTGGACGACAACACCCTTTGCGTGCGCTACTCCGTCCTTCACGATTAA